In Xiphophorus couchianus chromosome 24, X_couchianus-1.0, whole genome shotgun sequence, a single genomic region encodes these proteins:
- the LOC114140471 gene encoding peripheral plasma membrane protein CASK-like isoform X1, translated as MTMADDDVLFEDVYELCEVIGKGPFSVVRRCINRDTGQQFAVKIVDVASFTSSPGLSTEDLKREASICHMLKHPHIVELLETYSSDGMLYMVFEFMDGADLCFEIVKRADAGFVYSEAVASHYMRQILEALRYCHDNNVIHRDVKPHCVLLASKENSAPVKLGGFGVAIQLGESGLVAGGRVGTPHFMAPEVVKREPYGKPVDVWGCGVILFILLSGCLPFYGTKERLFEAIIKGKYKFQVILNMFVQMNPRQWAHISESAKDLVRRMLMLDPAERITVYEALNHPWLKERDRYAYKIHLPETVEQLRKFNARRKLKGAVLAAVSSHKFNSYYGDPPEELHDFSDDPTSSGLLAAETGAVSQVLDSLEEIHALTDCSEKDMDFLHSVFQDQHLHTLLDLYDKINTRSSPQIRNPPSDGVQRAKEVLETIACYPENMEAKELRRILTQPHFMALLQTHDVVAHEVYSDEALRVTPPPTSPYLNGDSPDSTNGDMDLENVTRVRLVQFQKNTDEPMGITLKMNDLNHCIVARIMHGGMIHRQGTLHVGDEIREINGISVANQTVEQLQKMLREMRGSITFKIVPSYRSQSVSCEKESPDLSRQSPANGHASVTSSILDLPSTIQPKGRQISRPAIKDKLSIKIYVRAQFEYDPAKDDLIPCKEAGIRFRVGDIIQIISKDDHNWWQGKLENTKNGTAGLIPSPELQEWRVACIAMEKTKQEQQASCTWFGKKKKQYKDKYLAKHNAVFDQLDLVTYEEVVKLPSFKRKTLVLLGAHGVGRRHIKNTLIAKHPDRFAYPIPHTTRPPKKDEENGKNYYFVSHDQMMQDISNNDYLEYGSHEDAMYGTRLETIRQIHAQGTIAILDVEPQALKILRTAEFAPYVVFIAAPTITPGMTEDDSLQRLQKESEMLQRTYAHYFDQTIINNEIDDTIRLLEEAVDLVSSTAQWVPVSWVY; from the exons GGGTCCCTTCAGCGTGGTGAGGCGCTGCATCAACAGGGACACGGGACAGCAGTTCGCCGTAAAGATTGTGGATGTGGCCAGCTTCACCTCTAGCCCCGGCCTCAGCACAGAAG ATCTGAAGCGAGAGGCCAGCATCTGCCACATGCTCAAGCACCCCCACATCGTGGAGCTGCTGGAGACCTACAGCTCTGACGGCATGCTCTACATGGTCTTTGAATT CATGGATGGCGCTGACCTGTGTTTTGAAATTGTTAAGAGGGCCGATGCAGGGTTTGTCTACAGCGAAGCTGTGGCCAG CCACTACATGAGGCAGATATTGGAGGCCCTGAGGTACTGCCATGACAACAATGTGATTCATCGAGATGTAAAG CCTCATTGTGTGCTTTTGGCTTCAAAAGAGAACTCTGCTCCCGTGAAGCTGGGAGGATTTGGAGTGGCAATCCAGCTGGGAGAGTCTGGTTTAGTAGCTGGAG GTCGGGTCGGCACGCCTCACTTCATGGCCCCGGAGGTGGTGAAGAGAGAACCGTACGGTAAACCCGTGGATGTGTGGGGCTGTGGGGTCATCCTCTTCATCCTGCTCTCTGGCTGCCTGCCTTTTTACGGCACCAAGGAGCGCCTGTTTGAGGCCATCATTAAGGGCAAATACAAG TTTCAGGTGATTCTGAACATGTTTGTGCAGATGAACCCTCGCCAGTGGGCTCACATCTCTGAGAGCGCCAAGGACCTGGTGAGGCGCATGCTGATGCTGGACCCTGCAGAGAGAATCACAGTCTACGAGGCCCTGAACCACCCCTGGCTGAAA GAGAGGGACAGGTACGCCTACAAGATCCACCTGCCGGAGACGGTGGAGCAGCTGAGGAAGTTCAACGCCAGGAGGAAGCTGAAG GGTGCAGTGCTGGCTGCTGTTTCCAGCCACAAATTTAACTCCTACTATGGGGACCCTCCAGAGGAGCTCCATGACTTCTCAGATGACCCCACCTCCTCAG GACTGCTAGCTGCTGAAA CAGGGGCAGTATCGCAGGTTTTGGACAGTTTAGAGGAGATTCATGCGTTGACGGACTGCAGTGAGAAAGACATGGACTTCCTGCACAGCGTCTTCCAGGATCAGCACCTCCACACCCTGTTAGAT CTGTATGACAAAATCAATACCAGGTCGTCCCCTCAGATTAGAAACCCTCCAAGTGACGGAGTGCAGAGAGCCAAAGAG GTACTGGAAACCATTGCCTGTTACCCGGAGAACATGGAAGCCAAGGAGCTCAGGAGGATCCTCACGCAGCCGCACTTCATG GCTCTGCTGCAGACCCATGATGTGGTGGCGCACGAGGTTTACAGCGATGAGGCTCTGAGGGTCACCCCGCCACCCACTTCTCCTTACCTGAACGGAGACTCCCCAGACAGCACCAACGGGGACATGGACCTGGAGAATGTTACCAGAGTCCGGCTGGTCCAGTTCCAGAAAAACACTGACGAGCCAATG GGCATTACTCTTAAAATGAATGACCTCAACCACTGTATTGTGGCACGTATCATGCATGGTGGAATGATTCACAGACAAG GGACACTTCATGTTGGAGATGAGATTCGAGAGATCAATGGCATCAGCGTAGCCAATCAGACGGTAGAACAGCTGCAGAAGATGCTG AGGGAAATGAGAGGCAGCATCACTTTTAAGATTGTACCCAGTTACCGCTCCCAGTCGGTCTCATGCGAG AAGGAGTCGCCAGATTTGTCTCGCCAGTCACCTGCAAACGGTCATGCTAGTGTCACCAGCTCCATCCTG GATTTGCCTTCGACGATTCAGCCCAAAGGCCGTCAG ATCTCCAgacctgccatcaaggacaaaTTGTCCATCAAG ATTTACGTACGCGCTCAGTTTGAGTACGACCCGGCGAAGGATGACCTTATCCCTTGTAAGGAGGCGGGCATTCGCTTCCGCGTTGGCGATATCATCCAGATCATCTCCAAGGACGACCACAACTGGTGGCAGGGAAAGCTGGAAAACACCAAGAACGGCACGGCCGGCCTCATCCCCTCGCCTGAGCTGCAAGAGTG GCGTGTAGCGTGCATAGCGATGGAGAAAACCAAGCAGGAGCAGCAGGCCAGCTGCACCTGGTTtggcaaaaagaagaaacagtacAAAGATAAATATCTGGCCAAGCACAATGCAG TGTTTGATCAACTAGATCTGGTGACATACGAGGAGGTCGTCAAGCTGCCATCGTTCAAGAGGAAAACACTTGTCTTGCTTg GTGCTCATGGAGTCGGAAGGCGGCACATCAAGAACACACTCATTGCCAAACACCCAGACCGCTTTGCCTATCCAATTCCTC ACACCACTCGGCCTCCCAAGAAGGACGAGGAGAACGGGAAGAACTACTACTTTGTGTCTCATGACCAGATGATGCAAGACATCAGCAACAACGATTACCTAGAGTACGGCAGCCATGAGGACGCCATGTATGGAACAAGGCTGGAGACCATCAGGCAAATCCACGCTCAGGGCACGATCGCCATCCTGGATGTGGAACCGCAG GCATTAAAGATCCTGAGGACCGCAGAGTTTGCTCCGTATGTTGTTTTCATTGCGGCCCCCACCATCACCCCAGGCATGACTGAG GATGACTCCCTCCAGAGGCTCCAGAAGGAGTCAGAGATGCTACAGCGAACATACGCTCACTATTTCGACCAGACCATCATCAACAACGAGATTGACGACACCATTCGCCTGCTGGAGGAGGCCGTGGACCTGGTGTCCAGCACCGCTCAGTGGGTTCCCGTCTCCTGGGTCTACTGA
- the LOC114140471 gene encoding peripheral plasma membrane protein CASK-like isoform X5: MTMADDDVLFEDVYELCEVIGKGPFSVVRRCINRDTGQQFAVKIVDVASFTSSPGLSTEDLKREASICHMLKHPHIVELLETYSSDGMLYMVFEFMDGADLCFEIVKRADAGFVYSEAVASHYMRQILEALRYCHDNNVIHRDVKPHCVLLASKENSAPVKLGGFGVAIQLGESGLVAGGRVGTPHFMAPEVVKREPYGKPVDVWGCGVILFILLSGCLPFYGTKERLFEAIIKGKYKMNPRQWAHISESAKDLVRRMLMLDPAERITVYEALNHPWLKERDRYAYKIHLPETVEQLRKFNARRKLKGAVLAAVSSHKFNSYYGDPPEELHDFSDDPTSSGLLAAETGAVSQVLDSLEEIHALTDCSEKDMDFLHSVFQDQHLHTLLDLYDKINTRSSPQIRNPPSDGVQRAKEVLETIACYPENMEAKELRRILTQPHFMALLQTHDVVAHEVYSDEALRVTPPPTSPYLNGDSPDSTNGDMDLENVTRVRLVQFQKNTDEPMGITLKMNDLNHCIVARIMHGGMIHRQGTLHVGDEIREINGISVANQTVEQLQKMLREMRGSITFKIVPSYRSQSVSCEKESPDLSRQSPANGHASVTSSILDLPSTIQPKGRQISRPAIKDKLSIKIYVRAQFEYDPAKDDLIPCKEAGIRFRVGDIIQIISKDDHNWWQGKLENTKNGTAGLIPSPELQEWRVACIAMEKTKQEQQASCTWFGKKKKQYKDKYLAKHNAVFDQLDLVTYEEVVKLPSFKRKTLVLLGAHGVGRRHIKNTLIAKHPDRFAYPIPHTTRPPKKDEENGKNYYFVSHDQMMQDISNNDYLEYGSHEDAMYGTRLETIRQIHAQGTIAILDVEPQALKILRTAEFAPYVVFIAAPTITPGMTEDDSLQRLQKESEMLQRTYAHYFDQTIINNEIDDTIRLLEEAVDLVSSTAQWVPVSWVY; the protein is encoded by the exons GGGTCCCTTCAGCGTGGTGAGGCGCTGCATCAACAGGGACACGGGACAGCAGTTCGCCGTAAAGATTGTGGATGTGGCCAGCTTCACCTCTAGCCCCGGCCTCAGCACAGAAG ATCTGAAGCGAGAGGCCAGCATCTGCCACATGCTCAAGCACCCCCACATCGTGGAGCTGCTGGAGACCTACAGCTCTGACGGCATGCTCTACATGGTCTTTGAATT CATGGATGGCGCTGACCTGTGTTTTGAAATTGTTAAGAGGGCCGATGCAGGGTTTGTCTACAGCGAAGCTGTGGCCAG CCACTACATGAGGCAGATATTGGAGGCCCTGAGGTACTGCCATGACAACAATGTGATTCATCGAGATGTAAAG CCTCATTGTGTGCTTTTGGCTTCAAAAGAGAACTCTGCTCCCGTGAAGCTGGGAGGATTTGGAGTGGCAATCCAGCTGGGAGAGTCTGGTTTAGTAGCTGGAG GTCGGGTCGGCACGCCTCACTTCATGGCCCCGGAGGTGGTGAAGAGAGAACCGTACGGTAAACCCGTGGATGTGTGGGGCTGTGGGGTCATCCTCTTCATCCTGCTCTCTGGCTGCCTGCCTTTTTACGGCACCAAGGAGCGCCTGTTTGAGGCCATCATTAAGGGCAAATACAAG ATGAACCCTCGCCAGTGGGCTCACATCTCTGAGAGCGCCAAGGACCTGGTGAGGCGCATGCTGATGCTGGACCCTGCAGAGAGAATCACAGTCTACGAGGCCCTGAACCACCCCTGGCTGAAA GAGAGGGACAGGTACGCCTACAAGATCCACCTGCCGGAGACGGTGGAGCAGCTGAGGAAGTTCAACGCCAGGAGGAAGCTGAAG GGTGCAGTGCTGGCTGCTGTTTCCAGCCACAAATTTAACTCCTACTATGGGGACCCTCCAGAGGAGCTCCATGACTTCTCAGATGACCCCACCTCCTCAG GACTGCTAGCTGCTGAAA CAGGGGCAGTATCGCAGGTTTTGGACAGTTTAGAGGAGATTCATGCGTTGACGGACTGCAGTGAGAAAGACATGGACTTCCTGCACAGCGTCTTCCAGGATCAGCACCTCCACACCCTGTTAGAT CTGTATGACAAAATCAATACCAGGTCGTCCCCTCAGATTAGAAACCCTCCAAGTGACGGAGTGCAGAGAGCCAAAGAG GTACTGGAAACCATTGCCTGTTACCCGGAGAACATGGAAGCCAAGGAGCTCAGGAGGATCCTCACGCAGCCGCACTTCATG GCTCTGCTGCAGACCCATGATGTGGTGGCGCACGAGGTTTACAGCGATGAGGCTCTGAGGGTCACCCCGCCACCCACTTCTCCTTACCTGAACGGAGACTCCCCAGACAGCACCAACGGGGACATGGACCTGGAGAATGTTACCAGAGTCCGGCTGGTCCAGTTCCAGAAAAACACTGACGAGCCAATG GGCATTACTCTTAAAATGAATGACCTCAACCACTGTATTGTGGCACGTATCATGCATGGTGGAATGATTCACAGACAAG GGACACTTCATGTTGGAGATGAGATTCGAGAGATCAATGGCATCAGCGTAGCCAATCAGACGGTAGAACAGCTGCAGAAGATGCTG AGGGAAATGAGAGGCAGCATCACTTTTAAGATTGTACCCAGTTACCGCTCCCAGTCGGTCTCATGCGAG AAGGAGTCGCCAGATTTGTCTCGCCAGTCACCTGCAAACGGTCATGCTAGTGTCACCAGCTCCATCCTG GATTTGCCTTCGACGATTCAGCCCAAAGGCCGTCAG ATCTCCAgacctgccatcaaggacaaaTTGTCCATCAAG ATTTACGTACGCGCTCAGTTTGAGTACGACCCGGCGAAGGATGACCTTATCCCTTGTAAGGAGGCGGGCATTCGCTTCCGCGTTGGCGATATCATCCAGATCATCTCCAAGGACGACCACAACTGGTGGCAGGGAAAGCTGGAAAACACCAAGAACGGCACGGCCGGCCTCATCCCCTCGCCTGAGCTGCAAGAGTG GCGTGTAGCGTGCATAGCGATGGAGAAAACCAAGCAGGAGCAGCAGGCCAGCTGCACCTGGTTtggcaaaaagaagaaacagtacAAAGATAAATATCTGGCCAAGCACAATGCAG TGTTTGATCAACTAGATCTGGTGACATACGAGGAGGTCGTCAAGCTGCCATCGTTCAAGAGGAAAACACTTGTCTTGCTTg GTGCTCATGGAGTCGGAAGGCGGCACATCAAGAACACACTCATTGCCAAACACCCAGACCGCTTTGCCTATCCAATTCCTC ACACCACTCGGCCTCCCAAGAAGGACGAGGAGAACGGGAAGAACTACTACTTTGTGTCTCATGACCAGATGATGCAAGACATCAGCAACAACGATTACCTAGAGTACGGCAGCCATGAGGACGCCATGTATGGAACAAGGCTGGAGACCATCAGGCAAATCCACGCTCAGGGCACGATCGCCATCCTGGATGTGGAACCGCAG GCATTAAAGATCCTGAGGACCGCAGAGTTTGCTCCGTATGTTGTTTTCATTGCGGCCCCCACCATCACCCCAGGCATGACTGAG GATGACTCCCTCCAGAGGCTCCAGAAGGAGTCAGAGATGCTACAGCGAACATACGCTCACTATTTCGACCAGACCATCATCAACAACGAGATTGACGACACCATTCGCCTGCTGGAGGAGGCCGTGGACCTGGTGTCCAGCACCGCTCAGTGGGTTCCCGTCTCCTGGGTCTACTGA
- the LOC114140471 gene encoding peripheral plasma membrane protein CASK-like isoform X3 — protein sequence MTMADDDVLFEDVYELCEVIGKGPFSVVRRCINRDTGQQFAVKIVDVASFTSSPGLSTEDLKREASICHMLKHPHIVELLETYSSDGMLYMVFEFMDGADLCFEIVKRADAGFVYSEAVASHYMRQILEALRYCHDNNVIHRDVKPHCVLLASKENSAPVKLGGFGVAIQLGESGLVAGGRVGTPHFMAPEVVKREPYGKPVDVWGCGVILFILLSGCLPFYGTKERLFEAIIKGKYKFQVILNMFVQMNPRQWAHISESAKDLVRRMLMLDPAERITVYEALNHPWLKERDRYAYKIHLPETVEQLRKFNARRKLKGAVLAAVSSHKFNSYYGDPPEELHDFSDDPTSSGLLAAETGAVSQVLDSLEEIHALTDCSEKDMDFLHSVFQDQHLHTLLDLYDKINTRSSPQIRNPPSDGVQRAKEVLETIACYPENMEAKELRRILTQPHFMALLQTHDVVAHEVYSDEALRVTPPPTSPYLNGDSPDSTNGDMDLENVTRVRLVQFQKNTDEPMGITLKMNDLNHCIVARIMHGGMIHRQGTLHVGDEIREINGISVANQTVEQLQKMLREMRGSITFKIVPSYRSQSVSCEKESPDLSRQSPANGHASVTSSILDLPSTIQPKGRQISRPAIKDKLSIKIYVRAQFEYDPAKDDLIPCKEAGIRFRVGDIIQIISKDDHNWWQGKLENTKNGTAGLIPSPELQEWRVACIAMEKTKQEQQASCTWFGKKKKQYKDKYLAKHNADLVTYEEVVKLPSFKRKTLVLLGAHGVGRRHIKNTLIAKHPDRFAYPIPHTTRPPKKDEENGKNYYFVSHDQMMQDISNNDYLEYGSHEDAMYGTRLETIRQIHAQGTIAILDVEPQALKILRTAEFAPYVVFIAAPTITPGMTEDDSLQRLQKESEMLQRTYAHYFDQTIINNEIDDTIRLLEEAVDLVSSTAQWVPVSWVY from the exons GGGTCCCTTCAGCGTGGTGAGGCGCTGCATCAACAGGGACACGGGACAGCAGTTCGCCGTAAAGATTGTGGATGTGGCCAGCTTCACCTCTAGCCCCGGCCTCAGCACAGAAG ATCTGAAGCGAGAGGCCAGCATCTGCCACATGCTCAAGCACCCCCACATCGTGGAGCTGCTGGAGACCTACAGCTCTGACGGCATGCTCTACATGGTCTTTGAATT CATGGATGGCGCTGACCTGTGTTTTGAAATTGTTAAGAGGGCCGATGCAGGGTTTGTCTACAGCGAAGCTGTGGCCAG CCACTACATGAGGCAGATATTGGAGGCCCTGAGGTACTGCCATGACAACAATGTGATTCATCGAGATGTAAAG CCTCATTGTGTGCTTTTGGCTTCAAAAGAGAACTCTGCTCCCGTGAAGCTGGGAGGATTTGGAGTGGCAATCCAGCTGGGAGAGTCTGGTTTAGTAGCTGGAG GTCGGGTCGGCACGCCTCACTTCATGGCCCCGGAGGTGGTGAAGAGAGAACCGTACGGTAAACCCGTGGATGTGTGGGGCTGTGGGGTCATCCTCTTCATCCTGCTCTCTGGCTGCCTGCCTTTTTACGGCACCAAGGAGCGCCTGTTTGAGGCCATCATTAAGGGCAAATACAAG TTTCAGGTGATTCTGAACATGTTTGTGCAGATGAACCCTCGCCAGTGGGCTCACATCTCTGAGAGCGCCAAGGACCTGGTGAGGCGCATGCTGATGCTGGACCCTGCAGAGAGAATCACAGTCTACGAGGCCCTGAACCACCCCTGGCTGAAA GAGAGGGACAGGTACGCCTACAAGATCCACCTGCCGGAGACGGTGGAGCAGCTGAGGAAGTTCAACGCCAGGAGGAAGCTGAAG GGTGCAGTGCTGGCTGCTGTTTCCAGCCACAAATTTAACTCCTACTATGGGGACCCTCCAGAGGAGCTCCATGACTTCTCAGATGACCCCACCTCCTCAG GACTGCTAGCTGCTGAAA CAGGGGCAGTATCGCAGGTTTTGGACAGTTTAGAGGAGATTCATGCGTTGACGGACTGCAGTGAGAAAGACATGGACTTCCTGCACAGCGTCTTCCAGGATCAGCACCTCCACACCCTGTTAGAT CTGTATGACAAAATCAATACCAGGTCGTCCCCTCAGATTAGAAACCCTCCAAGTGACGGAGTGCAGAGAGCCAAAGAG GTACTGGAAACCATTGCCTGTTACCCGGAGAACATGGAAGCCAAGGAGCTCAGGAGGATCCTCACGCAGCCGCACTTCATG GCTCTGCTGCAGACCCATGATGTGGTGGCGCACGAGGTTTACAGCGATGAGGCTCTGAGGGTCACCCCGCCACCCACTTCTCCTTACCTGAACGGAGACTCCCCAGACAGCACCAACGGGGACATGGACCTGGAGAATGTTACCAGAGTCCGGCTGGTCCAGTTCCAGAAAAACACTGACGAGCCAATG GGCATTACTCTTAAAATGAATGACCTCAACCACTGTATTGTGGCACGTATCATGCATGGTGGAATGATTCACAGACAAG GGACACTTCATGTTGGAGATGAGATTCGAGAGATCAATGGCATCAGCGTAGCCAATCAGACGGTAGAACAGCTGCAGAAGATGCTG AGGGAAATGAGAGGCAGCATCACTTTTAAGATTGTACCCAGTTACCGCTCCCAGTCGGTCTCATGCGAG AAGGAGTCGCCAGATTTGTCTCGCCAGTCACCTGCAAACGGTCATGCTAGTGTCACCAGCTCCATCCTG GATTTGCCTTCGACGATTCAGCCCAAAGGCCGTCAG ATCTCCAgacctgccatcaaggacaaaTTGTCCATCAAG ATTTACGTACGCGCTCAGTTTGAGTACGACCCGGCGAAGGATGACCTTATCCCTTGTAAGGAGGCGGGCATTCGCTTCCGCGTTGGCGATATCATCCAGATCATCTCCAAGGACGACCACAACTGGTGGCAGGGAAAGCTGGAAAACACCAAGAACGGCACGGCCGGCCTCATCCCCTCGCCTGAGCTGCAAGAGTG GCGTGTAGCGTGCATAGCGATGGAGAAAACCAAGCAGGAGCAGCAGGCCAGCTGCACCTGGTTtggcaaaaagaagaaacagtacAAAGATAAATATCTGGCCAAGCACAATGCAG ATCTGGTGACATACGAGGAGGTCGTCAAGCTGCCATCGTTCAAGAGGAAAACACTTGTCTTGCTTg GTGCTCATGGAGTCGGAAGGCGGCACATCAAGAACACACTCATTGCCAAACACCCAGACCGCTTTGCCTATCCAATTCCTC ACACCACTCGGCCTCCCAAGAAGGACGAGGAGAACGGGAAGAACTACTACTTTGTGTCTCATGACCAGATGATGCAAGACATCAGCAACAACGATTACCTAGAGTACGGCAGCCATGAGGACGCCATGTATGGAACAAGGCTGGAGACCATCAGGCAAATCCACGCTCAGGGCACGATCGCCATCCTGGATGTGGAACCGCAG GCATTAAAGATCCTGAGGACCGCAGAGTTTGCTCCGTATGTTGTTTTCATTGCGGCCCCCACCATCACCCCAGGCATGACTGAG GATGACTCCCTCCAGAGGCTCCAGAAGGAGTCAGAGATGCTACAGCGAACATACGCTCACTATTTCGACCAGACCATCATCAACAACGAGATTGACGACACCATTCGCCTGCTGGAGGAGGCCGTGGACCTGGTGTCCAGCACCGCTCAGTGGGTTCCCGTCTCCTGGGTCTACTGA